A part of Ursus arctos isolate Adak ecotype North America chromosome X, UrsArc2.0, whole genome shotgun sequence genomic DNA contains:
- the CLDN2 gene encoding claudin-2 — translation MASLGLQLVGYILGLLGLLGTLVAMLLPSWRTSSYVGTSIVTAVGFSKGLWMECATHSTGITQCDIYSTLLGLPADIQAAQAMMVTSSAVSSLACIVSVVGMRCTVFCQDSRAKDRLAMVGGVFFILGGLLGFIPVAWNLHGILRDFYSPLVPDSMKFEIGEALYLGIISSLFSLVAGIILCFSCPFQGNRSNYYDSYQAQPLATRGSPRPGQPPKVKSEFNSYSLTGYV, via the coding sequence ATGGCCTCTCTTGGCCTCCAACTCGTAGGCTACATCTTGGGCCTCCTGGGGCTGTTGGGCACCCTGGTGGCCATGCTGCTTCCCAGCTGGCGAACGAGCTCCTACGTCGGCACCAGCATCGTGACGGCTGTCGGCTTCTCCAAGGGCCTCTGGATGGAGTGTGCCACACACAGCACAGGCATCACCCAGTGTGACATCTACAGCACCCTCCTCGGCCTGCCCGCTGACATCCAGGCGGCCCAGGCCATGATGGTGACATCCAGCGCCGTCTCGTCGTTGGCCTGCATTGTCTCCGTGGTGGGCATGAGATGCACGGTCTTCTGCCAGGACTCCCGAGCTAAGGACAGATTGGCGATGGTGGGTGGAGTCTTCTTCATCCTTGGAGGCCTCCTGGGCTTCATCCCTGTTGCCTGGAATCTTCATGGGATCCTGCGGGACTTCTACTCCCCACTGGTACCTGACAGCATGAAATTTGAGATCGGAGAGGCTCTTTACCTGGGCATTATTTCCTCCCTGTTCTCCCTGGTAGCTGGAATCATCCTCTGCTTTTCCTGCCCATTCCAGGGAAATCGCTCCAACTACTACGATTCCTACCAGGCCCAGCCCCTCGCAACTAGGGGCTCTCCAAGGCCTGGTCAACCGCCCAAAGTCAAGAGTGAGTTTAACTCCTACAGTCTGACAGGGTATGTGTGA